One stretch of Planococcus sp. PAMC 21323 DNA includes these proteins:
- a CDS encoding multidrug effflux MFS transporter, with product MKSSIGLSRTQFILLVGALTTLVPFTIDMYLPAFPILADVYQTNASAVQLSLTACLLGLAIGQLVAGALSDMHGRRKPLLISLIAYIGASVACIFAPNIYIFVFLRFVQGFAASGGMVISRAIVRDVSHGPELTRLFALLMVIGNLVPLIAPSIGSGVLLFADWKGIFMLLTILGIFLLVLSALRLKESLPPEKRVPSNLKSTVGNFAGILKNRQFTGYALAQGFLIGGVFAYVSGTPFIYQNIYGASPQMFSLLFGVNGIALIIGSYSVGRFTHIWSEKRFLETALYAATIAGAILLTVVLLDGPLWAVAIPIFFFIMAIGVVGTSSFTLAMESQGHVAGSASALLGLLPFILGATTAPLVGIAGENTAVPMGLVIFSMCLIALLSYLLLAKNTTSSIAN from the coding sequence TTGAAAAGTTCGATAGGTCTCTCACGCACTCAGTTTATTTTATTGGTGGGTGCTTTGACTACTTTAGTTCCATTTACAATTGATATGTACTTGCCGGCGTTTCCGATTTTAGCAGACGTATATCAAACTAACGCTAGTGCTGTTCAATTAAGTCTCACAGCATGTTTGTTAGGGTTAGCAATCGGTCAATTGGTTGCGGGTGCACTGAGTGATATGCACGGTAGGCGCAAACCGTTATTAATTTCTTTAATCGCTTATATTGGCGCATCAGTCGCTTGTATATTTGCGCCAAACATCTACATATTTGTTTTTTTACGTTTTGTACAAGGATTTGCAGCTTCAGGTGGAATGGTTATTTCCCGGGCAATAGTGCGAGATGTCAGTCATGGTCCTGAACTAACACGATTATTTGCGCTATTAATGGTTATCGGTAATTTGGTGCCATTAATCGCTCCATCTATTGGAAGTGGAGTGCTGTTGTTTGCAGATTGGAAAGGGATTTTTATGTTACTGACGATTCTCGGAATCTTTTTATTGGTACTTTCTGCTTTGCGTTTAAAAGAAAGTTTACCGCCTGAAAAACGAGTACCAAGCAATTTGAAATCCACGGTTGGTAACTTTGCAGGGATTTTAAAAAACCGTCAGTTTACAGGATATGCATTAGCACAAGGCTTTTTAATTGGTGGAGTTTTTGCTTATGTATCGGGTACGCCGTTTATTTATCAAAATATTTATGGTGCTTCTCCGCAAATGTTTAGTTTGCTGTTTGGGGTCAACGGCATTGCGCTCATTATTGGCAGCTATTCGGTTGGCCGATTTACACATATTTGGTCTGAAAAAAGATTTTTGGAAACAGCGCTTTACGCAGCAACTATTGCAGGCGCCATCTTATTGACTGTCGTGTTGCTAGATGGACCTTTATGGGCTGTTGCAATTCCCATTTTCTTTTTCATCATGGCTATTGGGGTAGTTGGAACATCATCTTTCACGCTGGCTATGGAAAGCCAAGGACACGTCGCAGGAAGTGCATCTGCTTTACTCGGATTACTTCCTTTCATCCTTGGCGCTACAACGGCACCGTTAGTAGGAATCGCAGGAGAAAATACAGCGGTTCCGATGGGACTCGTGATTTTTTCGATGTGTTTGATCGCATTGCTTTCATATTTGTTATTAGCAAAAAACACAACTTCATCAATTGCTAACTAA
- a CDS encoding branched-chain amino acid aminotransferase, which produces MNTYQLEVLENTNKKEKPVKDQVPFGTTFTDHMYVLEYETEKGWYDPKIIPYGPITLDPAAMIFHYGQTVFEGMKAYRTEDGRILLFRPEKNFERLNLSSERLSIPAIDEKLALEHLTELIKLEKDWVPKTPGTSLYIRPYIISTDANLAVGPSQTYKYMVILSPVGSYFPGGLKPVVIHVEDKFTRAVKGGTGMAKTAGNYSSGYQAQANAKKEGNADVLWLDGVEKKYIEEVGSMNIFFKINGEVFTPELNGSILKGITRMSIIELLGTWGIPVTEKRISVDELYEAYEAGQVEEVFGTGTAAVISPVGELNWKGKKMIVNNHEIGELSQKIYDTITGIQTGKVEDTLGWTVEVK; this is translated from the coding sequence ATGAATACATACCAGCTAGAAGTTCTTGAAAATACGAACAAAAAAGAAAAACCGGTAAAAGATCAAGTGCCATTCGGGACTACATTTACAGATCATATGTATGTCTTGGAATATGAAACAGAAAAAGGCTGGTATGATCCGAAAATTATTCCTTATGGACCGATTACGTTAGACCCTGCAGCGATGATTTTTCACTACGGACAAACGGTTTTTGAAGGCATGAAAGCGTACCGTACTGAAGACGGCCGCATTTTATTGTTCCGTCCGGAAAAGAACTTTGAGCGCTTAAACCTGTCAAGCGAACGCTTGAGCATTCCAGCAATTGATGAAAAATTAGCTTTAGAGCATTTAACGGAATTGATTAAGCTTGAAAAAGACTGGGTTCCTAAAACACCAGGAACATCTCTTTATATTCGCCCTTATATCATTTCAACAGATGCTAATCTTGCAGTTGGACCCTCTCAAACGTATAAATACATGGTGATCTTGTCGCCAGTAGGCTCTTATTTCCCAGGTGGACTGAAGCCAGTTGTGATTCATGTAGAAGATAAATTTACGCGTGCTGTAAAAGGCGGAACGGGTATGGCGAAAACAGCAGGAAACTATTCTTCTGGTTACCAAGCACAAGCCAATGCCAAAAAAGAAGGCAATGCGGATGTACTTTGGTTAGACGGTGTTGAGAAAAAGTACATCGAAGAAGTCGGAAGTATGAATATCTTCTTTAAAATTAACGGAGAAGTATTCACGCCCGAATTGAATGGCAGTATCTTAAAAGGTATTACGCGTATGTCGATTATTGAGTTACTTGGCACATGGGGAATACCAGTTACAGAAAAACGCATTTCAGTGGATGAGCTTTATGAAGCATACGAAGCTGGACAAGTGGAAGAAGTTTTCGGAACAGGTACAGCAGCCGTTATTTCTCCAGTTGGTGAATTAAACTGGAAAGGCAAGAAAATGATTGTGAATAATCATGAAATCGGTGAATTATCTCAAAAAATTTACGATACGATCACAGGCATCCAAACAGGAAAAGTAGAAGATACACTTGGTTGGACTGTGGAAGTAAAATAA
- a CDS encoding NUDIX hydrolase, whose translation MDPKKLLKKMENRAPGVLGNKDFLKSAVLLPLIEKDGETHILFEVRSHDLRSQPGEICFPGGRIDDEDQTEEEAAVRETMEELGIEKADISNVYPLDYIVSPFGMMIYSFAGVIDPTVTFSPNPPEVDHIFTVPLSFFLEKEPKVYRINFDIQPEENFPYDLIAGGENYNWHTRQVDEYFYIYEDKVIWGLTAKILSHFIEIIR comes from the coding sequence ATGGATCCAAAAAAACTATTGAAAAAAATGGAGAACCGAGCTCCTGGAGTATTAGGAAATAAGGATTTCTTGAAATCAGCGGTTTTGTTACCTCTTATTGAAAAAGATGGAGAAACTCATATTCTCTTCGAAGTTCGTTCTCATGATTTGAGAAGTCAGCCAGGAGAAATTTGTTTTCCAGGAGGAAGAATTGATGATGAAGATCAAACGGAAGAAGAGGCTGCAGTGCGAGAGACGATGGAAGAACTAGGGATTGAAAAAGCGGATATTTCAAACGTCTATCCACTCGACTATATCGTTTCACCTTTTGGGATGATGATTTACTCATTTGCGGGTGTCATTGATCCAACGGTTACATTTAGTCCCAACCCACCGGAAGTCGATCATATTTTTACAGTGCCATTATCGTTCTTCTTAGAAAAAGAGCCGAAAGTATACCGAATCAACTTTGATATCCAACCAGAAGAAAACTTTCCCTACGATTTAATTGCTGGGGGAGAAAATTACAATTGGCATACACGTCAAGTTGATGAATATTTTTATATTTATGAAGACAAAGTGATTTGGGGGCTGACTGCCAAAATCCTTTCCCACTTTATCGAGATCATTCGTTGA
- a CDS encoding DEAD/DEAH box helicase has product MNFSLNESKIKKLCGQVAFKKGRSFFQAGKIQLMPDPSDDGFIKAVVAGRNEFHVSIKQEQNGEILASCSCPPVGFVKTYCHHIAGVLLAIDSMQQRENPTRKMVELFSRQSEGTKGRQYFDQRQLCQIEFNVVPVLVRDEAYLTMRLAADNEPIQNIGKFLHAVRSEKPYNEPFGVDYSPQLHRLEKSTEEVLDYLAKMRIIEDEISLKKDMQVITASDWERLLPLLQFAPNVKLVGAGRITDGLLIEKQLPLSFHFNEYREGGFRLDVEGLEEVLILHDYELAFVDRALVHLPNEDAKRLSELKELLPNGLDQLLILAEEIDYFMATVVPGLERLGNVYIADAVAERLVETPLRAQLFLDRIRHRLLAGVEFHYGHLVINPCEEPEDEFRHYPGIRRQREEEQDIMRIMKESAFTQTDGGFYMQDEDAEYHFLYHVIPELEEKMQIFATTAVKMRVQKNYGGPKVKVEISERTDWLEFRFDMQDIPEAEIKKILTALEEKRPFYRIPNGTLMSLENQEFLDLSDFLRELNVDVANFGREEIRIPLIHGLHLVASLDEGQLLDPGVNFAHLLQNLHRPEELGTDIPAGLNGVLRDYQEAGFRWLKLLASYKFGGILADDMGLGKTLQSIAFIVSVLPEVRKNQQPILVVAPSSLVYNWLNELTKFAPSIKAGIIDGGKTTRASLIKDITKLDVVITSYPSLRMDQVLYRDQHFHTLFLDEAQAFKNPVTQTAKAVKSIKADHRFALTGTPIENSLDELWSIFNVVFPELLPNRRLFSEMRRDAIKKRVRPFILRRIKADVLTELPKKVESIYFSELQKDQKKLYAAYLAELKQDALKHLNKDSFQKNRIRILAGLTRLRQLCCHPALFVEGYDGGSAKFDQLMEILAECRATGRRVLVFSQFTKMLGLIGNQLAREGVPYFYLDGQTPPEERVELCHRFNEGQGDLFLISLKAGGTGLNLTGADTVVLYDLWWNPAVEQQAADRAHRMGQEKEVQVVRLIAKGTIEEKINELQMKKKNLIDDVILSGEEPLKAMSAADIREILTI; this is encoded by the coding sequence ATGAATTTTTCACTTAATGAATCAAAAATTAAAAAATTATGCGGACAAGTGGCTTTCAAAAAAGGAAGGTCCTTTTTTCAGGCAGGAAAAATTCAGCTAATGCCAGACCCGAGTGATGACGGGTTTATAAAAGCTGTTGTTGCAGGACGCAACGAATTTCATGTCAGTATTAAACAAGAGCAAAATGGAGAAATTTTGGCTTCTTGTAGCTGCCCCCCAGTAGGTTTTGTAAAAACTTACTGCCATCACATTGCAGGAGTACTACTGGCTATTGATAGTATGCAGCAACGTGAAAATCCGACAAGAAAAATGGTGGAGTTGTTCTCACGACAGTCCGAGGGAACGAAAGGACGCCAGTATTTTGATCAACGCCAACTATGCCAAATTGAATTTAATGTAGTGCCGGTTTTAGTGAGAGACGAAGCGTATCTCACGATGCGTCTTGCTGCGGATAATGAACCCATTCAAAATATCGGTAAATTTCTACATGCAGTGAGATCCGAAAAGCCATACAATGAGCCGTTTGGAGTCGATTATTCCCCACAACTCCATCGCCTAGAGAAGAGTACAGAAGAAGTTCTTGATTACTTAGCAAAAATGCGAATTATAGAGGATGAAATATCACTTAAAAAAGATATGCAAGTTATTACAGCTTCGGATTGGGAGCGGTTATTGCCATTATTGCAATTTGCGCCTAACGTAAAGCTTGTTGGAGCAGGTAGGATTACAGACGGTCTATTGATTGAAAAGCAATTACCGCTGTCCTTTCATTTTAACGAATACCGAGAAGGCGGATTTCGCTTGGATGTAGAGGGACTTGAAGAAGTCCTCATTCTACACGATTATGAATTGGCGTTTGTAGATCGAGCTCTTGTTCATTTGCCTAATGAAGATGCGAAACGATTGTCGGAGCTGAAAGAATTACTTCCAAATGGATTAGATCAACTGTTAATCCTAGCAGAAGAAATAGACTATTTTATGGCAACTGTGGTCCCAGGGTTAGAGCGTTTAGGAAACGTCTATATCGCAGATGCGGTAGCAGAGCGACTTGTGGAAACGCCTCTTCGCGCCCAATTATTTCTCGACCGTATCCGACACCGGTTACTAGCAGGTGTGGAATTTCATTATGGTCATTTAGTGATCAATCCATGCGAAGAGCCAGAAGACGAATTCCGTCATTATCCAGGCATCCGTAGACAACGCGAAGAAGAACAAGACATCATGCGAATAATGAAAGAAAGTGCATTTACGCAAACCGATGGCGGTTTTTATATGCAGGATGAAGATGCAGAATATCATTTTTTGTATCATGTCATTCCGGAGCTGGAAGAAAAAATGCAAATTTTTGCGACAACTGCCGTTAAAATGCGCGTCCAAAAAAATTATGGCGGGCCGAAAGTAAAAGTTGAGATTAGTGAACGAACGGATTGGCTAGAATTTCGTTTTGACATGCAAGATATTCCTGAAGCAGAGATTAAAAAGATTTTAACAGCTTTAGAAGAAAAGCGACCATTTTACCGTATCCCTAACGGTACGTTAATGTCGCTGGAAAATCAAGAATTCCTTGATTTGAGTGACTTTCTACGTGAATTAAATGTCGATGTAGCTAACTTTGGAAGAGAAGAAATTCGGATTCCCTTAATTCATGGTTTGCATTTAGTCGCTTCTCTAGATGAAGGACAGTTGCTAGACCCAGGAGTGAATTTTGCTCACTTGCTGCAAAATTTACATCGTCCGGAAGAATTAGGAACGGATATTCCAGCAGGTTTAAATGGAGTACTCCGTGATTACCAAGAAGCAGGATTTCGCTGGCTCAAACTATTAGCCAGTTACAAATTCGGGGGCATTTTAGCTGATGATATGGGGCTTGGAAAAACCTTGCAAAGTATTGCTTTTATCGTTTCAGTACTGCCAGAGGTTCGTAAAAACCAGCAACCTATATTAGTCGTTGCCCCGTCGTCGCTCGTCTACAATTGGCTAAATGAATTAACGAAATTTGCGCCAAGTATAAAAGCAGGAATCATAGACGGTGGTAAAACGACAAGAGCTTCCTTGATTAAAGACATCACAAAACTAGATGTTGTCATTACATCTTATCCTTCTTTACGCATGGATCAAGTATTGTACCGAGACCAGCACTTCCACACGTTATTTTTAGATGAAGCGCAAGCCTTTAAAAACCCAGTTACTCAAACAGCAAAAGCTGTGAAAAGCATTAAAGCAGACCACCGATTCGCTTTGACGGGCACACCGATTGAAAACTCATTAGATGAGTTATGGTCAATTTTCAATGTGGTGTTTCCTGAACTTTTGCCAAACCGCCGACTATTTAGTGAAATGAGACGAGACGCTATTAAAAAACGAGTCCGTCCATTTATTTTGCGTCGCATTAAAGCCGATGTGTTAACAGAGCTTCCTAAAAAAGTAGAGTCGATCTATTTTTCAGAATTACAAAAAGATCAAAAGAAATTATACGCTGCTTATTTAGCGGAATTAAAACAAGATGCTTTAAAACATTTGAACAAAGATAGCTTCCAAAAAAATCGCATACGCATATTAGCGGGACTAACGAGGCTGCGTCAATTATGTTGCCATCCTGCTTTGTTTGTTGAAGGGTACGACGGGGGATCTGCTAAGTTTGATCAGCTTATGGAAATTTTAGCAGAATGCCGCGCCACTGGACGTCGAGTCCTCGTATTTTCACAGTTTACAAAAATGCTTGGCCTCATCGGCAATCAATTGGCAAGAGAAGGAGTTCCGTACTTTTATCTGGATGGTCAGACACCTCCAGAAGAGCGTGTAGAGCTTTGCCACCGTTTTAATGAAGGACAAGGAGATTTGTTTTTAATTTCGTTAAAAGCTGGTGGGACGGGATTGAACTTAACGGGTGCTGACACAGTCGTTTTATATGATCTTTGGTGGAATCCAGCGGTCGAGCAACAAGCGGCTGATCGTGCACATCGTATGGGACAAGAAAAGGAAGTTCAAGTGGTTCGTCTTATTGCTAAAGGGACCATTGAAGAAAAAATTAACGAATTGCAAATGAAAAAGAAAAACTTGATTGATGATGTCATCTTATCAGGGGAAGAACCGTTAAAGGCGATGTCTGCTGCCGATATCCGTGAGATTTTAACAATCTAA
- a CDS encoding cation diffusion facilitator family transporter, producing the protein MKELLGLMKFGTKSALWAAIINTIVAILKTAAYLITGNVAMFAEMMHSFGDAANQFFVFVGSALSKKEPTERFPGGFGRLVNLVLLGAVLIVGVLAYETIVEGIHHISNATHSEDWFWLNMGVLGASALLEMAVLYKAMKEITEHLPKEQIKGFKIIPESYKHVKDAKPASKLVFLEDNVAVGGALLAMLAIVIATYTPFHSATGYASIVIGIALIFVVGRIFMDNAAGALGVADVKMQAKMGARILQHPHINDIQDLDVIKEGESLHVELKVEVDPHMTIKEADEIRNYIEKKIKESVENVTDVIIEFDDDDGVDTWSQISNEEKK; encoded by the coding sequence ATGAAAGAACTTTTAGGCCTGATGAAGTTTGGTACAAAGTCCGCTTTATGGGCAGCTATAATAAATACGATCGTTGCCATTCTTAAAACGGCTGCTTATTTGATTACTGGGAACGTAGCGATGTTTGCTGAAATGATGCATAGTTTCGGGGACGCTGCGAACCAATTTTTTGTTTTTGTTGGTTCTGCATTAAGTAAAAAAGAACCGACAGAGCGCTTTCCAGGAGGATTTGGTCGATTGGTCAACCTTGTGCTACTCGGCGCTGTCCTAATTGTTGGAGTATTAGCCTATGAGACCATTGTCGAAGGAATTCACCATATTTCAAATGCCACACATTCGGAAGATTGGTTTTGGTTGAATATGGGTGTGCTTGGTGCTTCTGCATTGCTTGAAATGGCGGTTCTTTATAAAGCGATGAAGGAAATTACAGAACACTTACCAAAAGAACAAATAAAAGGCTTTAAAATAATTCCTGAAAGCTATAAGCATGTGAAAGATGCTAAGCCGGCTTCGAAGCTCGTTTTTTTAGAAGATAACGTTGCTGTTGGTGGCGCATTACTTGCGATGCTTGCTATTGTTATCGCTACTTATACACCTTTCCATAGTGCTACGGGATATGCTTCAATCGTTATCGGTATTGCACTTATCTTTGTTGTAGGTCGTATCTTTATGGATAACGCGGCAGGCGCACTTGGCGTTGCAGATGTGAAAATGCAGGCAAAAATGGGTGCACGTATTTTGCAACATCCACATATTAATGATATCCAAGACTTGGATGTTATTAAAGAAGGTGAAAGTTTACACGTCGAACTAAAAGTCGAAGTCGATCCTCATATGACCATTAAAGAAGCTGATGAAATTCGAAATTATATTGAGAAAAAGATTAAAGAAAGCGTCGAAAACGTAACCGATGTGATTATCGAGTTTGATGATGATGATGGCGTGGACACATGGAGTCAGATTTCAAATGAGGAAAAAAAGTAG
- a CDS encoding HAD family hydrolase → MTSNPKAIFLDMDGTILNHQNEVSLETKQVIDELREQGIFVFIATGRSVDELAEMLPEGFAVDGVITANGMAGYIGEEVVFEHALPIELVKTIIEKARERKIYYELFPHGNSRVVLEQNKAFIEAAIRDPKPDSVQINEWISRQKAIEEDIEWTSEITGDHFSKFYFFARTREEIEDWKAELKKLQKETDFSMTPSSPHNAEVMVADVNKASGIQEMLERFNLTGCETLAVGDSDNDLKMFEYVNHAVAMKNASDHIKEKADEVTEFTCDENGVYQYLKTAVLDPITKVSQA, encoded by the coding sequence GTGACTAGTAACCCGAAAGCCATTTTTTTAGATATGGATGGAACCATTTTAAATCATCAGAACGAAGTTAGCCTAGAAACGAAACAAGTAATCGATGAATTGCGTGAGCAAGGAATTTTTGTTTTCATCGCAACAGGTCGATCAGTGGATGAGCTAGCAGAAATGTTGCCTGAAGGCTTTGCAGTAGATGGCGTTATTACCGCAAATGGCATGGCAGGCTATATTGGTGAAGAAGTCGTTTTTGAGCACGCGTTGCCGATCGAATTGGTGAAAACGATTATTGAGAAAGCACGTGAACGAAAAATCTATTACGAGCTTTTCCCGCATGGTAATTCGCGAGTCGTATTAGAACAAAATAAAGCCTTTATTGAAGCGGCAATTCGTGATCCAAAGCCTGATTCCGTTCAGATTAACGAATGGATTTCGCGTCAAAAAGCAATAGAAGAAGATATCGAGTGGACATCAGAAATAACAGGAGATCATTTTTCGAAATTTTACTTTTTCGCAAGAACGAGGGAGGAAATCGAAGACTGGAAAGCTGAACTAAAAAAATTGCAAAAAGAGACAGATTTTTCGATGACACCTTCGTCACCGCATAATGCAGAAGTTATGGTTGCCGATGTCAACAAAGCATCAGGAATTCAAGAAATGCTAGAGCGATTTAACTTAACGGGCTGCGAGACTTTAGCCGTTGGAGATAGCGATAATGACTTGAAAATGTTTGAATACGTTAACCATGCCGTCGCCATGAAAAATGCTTCGGATCATATTAAAGAAAAAGCAGATGAAGTTACGGAGTTTACTTGCGACGAAAATGGTGTATATCAGTATTTAAAAACAGCTGTATTAGACCCTATCACGAAAGTTTCACAAGCATAA
- the glcT gene encoding glucose PTS transporter transcription antiterminator GlcT translates to MKQALTIQKVLNNNVVIAHNDVYKEVVLIGNGLGFNRKKGDTVPFDQADKTFLLKDEKEMEQYVNLLPYIDEKLISFIQDLLVFIEERMAKELNEHIHVALTDHIAFAINRAKKDIQFSNPFLFEIESLYPKEYLVAKDVVQKIEDRTGVFFPEGEIGFIALHIHSAVTDKSLRDIKRYHSLLSQMVNIIEDNLDIQLDKNNIDYHRLIQHLHRAIDRADKGTAVGEENKLAAMLKSEYPICYNLAWKLIKVMQNQLNKPVDESEVMYLTIHLQRLTHKF, encoded by the coding sequence ATGAAACAAGCCTTGACCATTCAAAAAGTATTAAATAATAATGTCGTGATCGCTCATAACGACGTCTATAAAGAAGTGGTATTAATCGGTAATGGTCTCGGTTTTAATCGCAAAAAAGGAGACACCGTTCCTTTTGACCAAGCCGATAAAACATTTCTGCTCAAAGACGAGAAAGAAATGGAGCAGTATGTAAATTTGCTTCCTTATATCGACGAAAAACTCATTTCCTTTATCCAAGACTTGCTCGTTTTCATCGAAGAAAGAATGGCTAAAGAATTGAACGAACACATTCATGTTGCACTGACCGATCATATTGCCTTTGCGATTAATCGTGCCAAAAAAGATATCCAATTCTCCAATCCCTTTTTATTTGAAATAGAATCGCTGTACCCAAAAGAGTATCTAGTTGCTAAAGATGTTGTTCAAAAAATAGAAGATAGAACGGGTGTCTTTTTCCCTGAAGGTGAAATTGGCTTTATCGCACTTCATATTCATAGCGCGGTAACCGACAAGTCTTTACGTGACATTAAGCGCTATCATTCTTTGCTATCACAAATGGTGAACATCATTGAAGACAACTTAGATATTCAATTAGACAAAAACAATATCGACTATCATCGCTTAATCCAACACCTTCACCGGGCAATTGACCGCGCTGATAAAGGCACGGCCGTTGGCGAAGAAAATAAATTGGCTGCCATGTTGAAAAGCGAATATCCGATATGCTATAATCTTGCTTGGAAGCTCATAAAAGTAATGCAAAACCAATTGAATAAGCCAGTCGATGAATCAGAAGTCATGTATTTGACGATTCACTTGCAGCGCTTGACACATAAATTCTGA
- the ptsG gene encoding glucose-specific PTS transporter subunit IIBC, which yields MSFNLFGTLQKVGKALMLPVALLPAAGILLAFGTSFAQESFLEAVPFMGANWIQQLLFIMAEAGGVVFDNLPLLFAVGVAIGLAGGDGVAGLAAIIGYLIMNVTMKAFGGITLEMTSDPAYANVLGIPTLQTGVFGGIIVGILAAFLYNKFFNIQLPQFLGFFAGKRFVPIITAFSAVFLGIVMFFLWPFAQGGLNTLSHFMLETNRTLAAFVFGTIERSLIPFGLHHIFYSPFWFEFGQYTTAAGEIVRGDQRIFFAQLQDGVDFTAGTFMTGKFPFMMFGLPAAALAIYHTARPEKKKIVGGIMASGALTSFLTGITEPLEFTFLFVAPVLFGIHAIFAGLSFMTMHLLNVKIGMTFSGGLIDFLLFGVMPGRTEWFWVIVVGLVFSVIYYFGFRFAIQKFNLMTPGREADEEGDEEVKEIGDLPYEILAAMGGQENITDLDACITRLRVSVADKGNVDKKRLKKLGASGVMEVGNNIQAIFGPVSDSLRGQMQDIMNGKSPRPIAKTEGSTEGLVASGTALEFNNPITGDILPISEVPDQVFSGKMVGDGFAIKPTEGKVFSPVNGKVVTVFPTKHAIGIAADNGTEILIHIGIDTVHLKGEGFTSHIEQGDLVEQGQLLMEMDLDYIAEHAASIITPVVFTNLEEGQSIKLKKSGAVSAKDTGILEIINGESVV from the coding sequence ATGTCATTTAATTTATTTGGTACATTGCAAAAAGTAGGTAAAGCGTTAATGTTACCCGTTGCACTCTTACCCGCTGCTGGTATTTTACTAGCTTTCGGTACAAGTTTTGCACAAGAATCATTTTTGGAAGCGGTTCCTTTTATGGGAGCTAACTGGATTCAGCAATTATTATTCATTATGGCAGAAGCGGGCGGCGTTGTTTTTGACAACTTGCCTTTACTGTTTGCCGTAGGTGTAGCCATTGGTCTTGCTGGTGGTGATGGTGTTGCAGGTCTCGCTGCCATTATTGGTTACTTGATTATGAACGTCACCATGAAAGCTTTTGGTGGCATTACACTAGAAATGACGAGTGACCCGGCCTACGCTAACGTGTTAGGTATACCTACACTACAAACAGGAGTTTTTGGCGGGATTATCGTCGGTATTTTAGCCGCTTTCCTGTACAATAAATTCTTTAATATTCAGTTGCCTCAGTTTTTAGGATTTTTTGCAGGTAAACGCTTTGTCCCAATTATTACCGCGTTCTCAGCCGTTTTCCTTGGTATTGTTATGTTCTTCCTTTGGCCATTTGCTCAAGGCGGCTTGAATACTCTTTCTCACTTTATGTTGGAAACAAACCGTACACTAGCAGCTTTTGTTTTTGGAACGATTGAACGTTCATTAATCCCATTTGGTTTACATCACATTTTTTATTCGCCATTTTGGTTTGAATTTGGTCAATATACAACAGCTGCAGGAGAAATTGTCCGCGGTGATCAACGTATTTTCTTTGCGCAACTACAAGACGGTGTAGACTTTACAGCTGGTACGTTTATGACGGGTAAATTCCCATTCATGATGTTTGGCCTTCCGGCTGCAGCTCTTGCAATCTATCACACAGCACGTCCTGAGAAAAAGAAAATTGTCGGAGGCATCATGGCTTCGGGTGCTTTAACTTCTTTCCTAACAGGGATTACAGAACCTCTTGAATTTACATTCTTGTTTGTTGCTCCCGTGTTATTCGGTATTCACGCTATATTCGCAGGTTTATCGTTTATGACGATGCATTTACTTAACGTTAAAATCGGTATGACATTTTCCGGTGGCTTGATCGATTTCCTACTATTCGGTGTTATGCCAGGTAGAACGGAATGGTTCTGGGTTATCGTCGTCGGTCTCGTGTTCTCAGTCATTTATTACTTTGGTTTCCGTTTCGCGATTCAGAAATTCAATTTAATGACTCCTGGTCGTGAAGCAGATGAAGAAGGCGATGAAGAAGTAAAAGAAATTGGCGACTTGCCATATGAAATTCTTGCTGCTATGGGTGGACAAGAAAATATCACCGACTTAGATGCATGCATTACGCGTCTACGTGTCAGCGTTGCAGATAAAGGTAATGTAGACAAGAAGCGCTTGAAAAAACTGGGTGCTTCTGGTGTCATGGAAGTCGGCAATAACATTCAAGCCATTTTTGGACCTGTTTCAGATAGCTTACGCGGACAAATGCAGGATATTATGAACGGCAAGTCTCCTCGTCCGATTGCCAAAACAGAAGGTTCAACTGAAGGTCTAGTTGCTTCAGGGACAGCTTTAGAATTTAATAACCCGATAACAGGTGATATCTTACCGATCTCAGAAGTTCCGGATCAAGTATTTTCCGGTAAAATGGTCGGAGACGGATTTGCGATCAAACCAACTGAAGGAAAAGTCTTTTCTCCAGTGAACGGTAAAGTGGTTACAGTCTTCCCTACCAAACATGCAATCGGTATCGCAGCTGATAACGGCACAGAAATTTTGATCCATATCGGTATCGACACAGTACACCTAAAAGGTGAAGGCTTTACTTCACATATCGAACAAGGCGATTTGGTTGAACAAGGACAGCTCTTAATGGAAATGGACTTGGATTATATCGCTGAACATGCAGCTTCTATTATCACACCTGTCGTCTTCACCAACCTTGAAGAAGGACAATCGATTAAACTTAAAAAATCTGGTGCCGTTTCAGCTAAAGATACAGGCATTCTGGAGATTATCAATGGCGAATCTGTCGTCTGA